A stretch of Cicer arietinum cultivar CDC Frontier isolate Library 1 chromosome 5, Cicar.CDCFrontier_v2.0, whole genome shotgun sequence DNA encodes these proteins:
- the LOC113784793 gene encoding uncharacterized protein — MKFHLSRFTLQFAVANKFYSLSKSFQFVISIFILVILLACRLYFQSIGDVKEVVLTQKQLGVEEDAGVLRKEVKRLEVKVSGISSVLERQTRELDELKDELCTCKEQTKKEIALKNEALNQKASMQIQLHVKTDELEKSSLERGSERFWSHTVAAYAFTFWTCYILMREYEKVASMRLQFVAAEKRCPDQFSVIFCSLFLVRNFSM; from the exons ATGAAATTTCATCTCTCTCGTTTCACTTTGCAATTTGCAGTAGCAAATAAGTTTTATTCTCTTTCTAAATCATTTCAgtttgtgatttcaatttttattttggtaataTTGCTTGCGTGTCGACTTTATTTTCAATCGATTGGAGATGTAAAAGAAGTTGTTTTGACTCAGAAGCAACTTGGTGTTGAAGAAGATGCTGGTGTTTTGAGAAAGGAAGTTAAGAGATTGGAGGTTAAAGTTTCGGGTATTAGTTCGGTTTTGGAACGACAAACTAGGGAGTTAGATGAACTTAAAGATGAG CTCTGTACTTGCAAAGAGCAGACAAAGAAAGAAATAGCATTAAAGAATGAAGCGTTGAATCAGAAAGCATCAATGCAAATCCAGCTTCATGTGAAAACAGAT GAGCTTGAGAAGTCAAGTTTGGAGCGTGGATCTGAAAG GTTTTGGTCACACACAGTAGCTGCTTATGCATTTACCTTCTGGACATGCTATATTTTGATGAGGGAGTATGAAAAAGTTGCCTCAATGAGATTACAATTTGTTGCAGCAGAAAAGCGCTGTCCTGATCAATTTTCGGTAATATTTTGTTCTCTATTTTTAGTGAGGAATTTTTCTATGTAA